CAATTTCGGCAACTTCTCCGGCATGCCCGGGATATCCAAGGCAATGAGGTCCGTCTTATCCCGGAACATCGACCGAAAAATCGCAATAAGGCCCGCCGTCTCCTGGGCGTCGATCTCCGGGTAGGAAATGTCGACGTCGTCAAAGGGGACGGCCGCCCGGGAGGCGGGCGAAACGGTAAATTTCGCTTTGAATCGCCCCAGCCCGATCCGAATATCCGTGAAGGCGATAATGAACTCGTCCGCCCCTCGGCCGGCCTGGCGCCACCAGGCGCGGACCAAATGGGGGTTTTTCTTACGGACCTTGTCTTGGGTCTCCGTGGTAAAAGCGAAGGACGACCCTTCCGCCTCGTTTTCAAACTCGACGGCCTCCAGGCCTTCCTCCACCTCCATGCGCACTCTTTCGGCCGTAAATGCGAGGGTTGCATTCATGTTTTCTAATGCCTCATCTTTTGGGATTTGTGGAAAGAGAGTTCATGGGCCACCGCTCGCCCCCCTCGCCACGCGAACGACTTTGCCGACGCGACCAACGTCGCCGCGCCTCCGCCGATGTTTTCCAATCCGCTGACAGCCCACGGAATACCCGGTTTGCTCCATTGGAAAACAAATCCATTAATTTCATTTTATCACCGTTTTCTTGATGGCGATGTCCCTCAGGTAAATCCAGTTGTCCCCCCCGATTCCGGGGTGCCGGTACATGCCCACTTTCAAATAATGTTGGAAGTCGTTGTGCATGTTCGGGCCGCGCGCCGCAACAACCGCCTTGGGCGAGTCGTCCAAGCGCAACTCCGCCCGGCCCTTCGCCCCCCGGGACCAGACAATGCGAACCGTCACCTTGTGCCACACCCCGCGCGTGAAAGGCACCAACCCCACCGTGGACGAATCCGGCGAGCCGTAAGTCAAAGCCAGTTGGTCCACGCCGTTCAATACGCCGTAGCCGATGGCGATGGGCGGGCTGTGGGACGGAAAGCCCTCCCAGCTTTCCCCCCGATCCCGGTTGGGCTGGTCGTGCCAATTGCTGAACAACCACCAACGATTTTCCGGCGCGTCGGACGGAAAATCCTTGCCGATCATAAACCGCCAAGAGTAGGTGACGGTTTCTCCTTCCCGCGTCGGAGCGTCAACCGTGACCTCCGCCCGAATGCCGTTGTTCTTAAGCTTCTGGCCGTGGTAGGTCCTCAGGCCAAGGGAACGCCCCTCCCCGTCCTCGTAGATCTTGACGTTCTCCATGGCGGGGATTTCAATGTGCGCGTAAGGAAGCAAATCCGGCGCCACCGCAACCCGAAGATAGGAAAGTTCCTCCTCTCGCGATCGGTCCGCCTGGGCGCAAACCGCCGCCCCGCCAATCAGGGTCAAGAGAAAGAAAATCCAGAAGTTTCGAAGTATCAGGAGGGGCTTCTCTAAAAACAATTCCGAATTATTGATTAACAACGCCTATTGGGCAATTTTTAAATTGAAAAGCACTAAAAACAGTTTATTTGTTTTTTCCAACCCATTCAGTCACATCTTGAACCAACTCGGGTTTCATTTTCGGATTAAGGCCACCACCGCCAAGCCAACTCGGAATAATCTGCCATCCTTCAAAACCTTTGCCAACTGTAATTTCGGCATCGAAAAAAACATAGCTAGAAGGAGAACCTTGAACAAGAATTGCCCGATTCACTTTGAATTGGCTCCCAGTAGGAAGAACTCCCAATATCCAATTGCCTTGATATTCGAAGGGGAATTTTTGGCGACCGATCTCTTCCAGATATGGAACACGTGAAACACCCGGCTCATCCAATTGAATCTCTTTATCGTTCTTACGAAATTTAAATAAAACGAAGTCACCTTTTGTTTTAAACTCGCGTCCCACCACAGAAGAAAAGGTTGGATCACTCGAGACATCCGTCTCGGTTCTCTGCGCCGAGCACGCGAGAAAAAAAGTCCCAACAAAAATTAAAGCCACTGAAAACTTTTTCACTTTAATATTCCCCTCCTCCGCATTTCTGTAGCCCAATCCCTGAGTGATTCTAAATAATAAATTCCGAAATCGTGCTTGTTTCCCTTTTCACCTTTCGGAGTTTGATTTTGCGTTGAATTAAAAACGCGCCATCCGCGCCCCGCATCTGCAATTCTGTCCCAATTCCAAGGCAAAACATTACTCGCCATGCCTGTCATCATTCCCAAGATCGGAACTGGATCCTCCACATTGCGCGCGTTCCAAGCACTACCGACACCGATTCTCTTCTCATCAATGTACCATTCGGACCCGGCCCCATAAATGTGAACCTTTTTTCGTTCTTCCGCTGTCAATAAGCTCAACGCACGCCTTGCAATCGCTGTTCCCTGGCTGTGGCCAATTGCCAAGACAAAACCCTTTTCCGCAATTCCTCGTCGCATGGCCTCGGCTGCATGGACCACTGTAATATCCACTGTATTGAAATATTCAGTGCCGATCATCTGGGAAAATATGTCTCCAAACCCAGGATCAATTATTGTATTTCCCATGCGCGGAAGGTTGATGTGAGTAAAGTTTGTCACTTGTGCGCAGCGTCTTATTCCAAGAGCATCGCTTGCAATCTTATCCATGTTGTAAAGGTCTGCGGGCCGACAGGCCATCCCAGTGATGACAACTACCGCTGGCGACCCCGGATCTCGATCAAACGCGGCTGGCACTTGTTTGTCAAAAATATCCCCCGAAAGGACACTAAAAGGAACACCAACAATAATCTTTATGGCTTGGGCTGGATCCTTATTAGTCACAAAAGAGCGGATCAACGAAGTGCCTAAATCAGAAACATTTTCCGACACGGGCTGTTGAGCGGCAAATTGGAAGCCCTTATAAACTCCATGCCCCATGTCTAGAACTTTTTCAGCGCCAAATTCGGCGATCATTTTTGCCTGGTTGACACGCGCGACAATAGCCTCTTTTGCATTATTGCTCGCCCGCAGCGAAATATTTTTTACCCAAGAAACAGACTTTTGAAAAGAACTACTCAAGGACTCAGCTGCTTTCCCGCCAGGAATCAAACCGATAGTCATTTGTTGCATTTTATGGGAGGATGGAACAATTCCGCCGATCTGAAATTTTTTCGAATCTTCTTTGTTATTGAAATGTCCATCTGATTGGTCCATCTTAAGAGGCTTCGAATCCGAATTCCCATCAGGTAAGATTGTCCTTAACAATTTCCCGACTTCTAAGTGGCTTTTTGCGGTCCGCATTCCCCATCCAATATATTCGACTTGAGGGATATTATTTTCTAGTACCTTTGTTGCCCCCTCTGTGCCATTCATTTTTTCCGATGATATATTGATTGGGTCTGCGCCCTGCACTTGGTTCCGAAGGGCGTTGATCTGCATTCCCAATTGGGCGCCTTGCTCGGGGGTTATGGCGCCTTGGCCCACCAACACCTTGGCGGCCGCAATGGCGATCTGGGCGGAGGCTTCAATGCTTTCGCTCTCCTGGGCCGCGACCGGGCCTTCGGTCTTTTGGGACAACGCCTTGGCCCCAACTCCATCCCTCGATAGCCCTTTTGCAATTCCTTTATCGCTGCGGCCTGGTCGGCCAGGGCTTCGGTCTTTTTCGTCAGGGCTTCCTGGCGGTGGGCCAGGTCTTTGGTCGCTGTGTCCAGCCCGGCGTAGTCGCCGGCCTTTAGGGCCTGGCCGATTCGGTTGGCTTCCCCCCGCACCGCCAGGGCTTCCTTTTCCAAATCGCCTAAACGGCCATTCATGTCTATGTTAACCGCCCCGCCCTGGCCCGTCCTCTCCGCCAGGGCTTTGGCGGACGCCCCCAGGGCCTCCGTCCGGTGGGCCATGTCCTGCTTTGTGGTTTCAATGGCGCGCAGGCTGGCTTCGCTCCCCTTGTCCAACTCCCCGGCGGTTTTTTCCAGGCGGGCGATGTCCACGGGGCCTTCCTCTTGGCTCACAAAATATCTGCCCGCGCCTTTCTCAACCACCGCGCTGTTTAGCCGCATCAGCCCCGCCTGCAGGGCGAAGGTCGCTTGCCGGAGCGACACGGGGTTGTTCATGTCCATCCCGTGCGCCAGATCTTTGTTCAGGTCCAAGAGCGTGTTTTCAAATTTGAATCGCCCCCCCGTCGTCTGCCCGTCCGGGGATTTCCAAGCCCCCTGGTAGGTCATCTCCCCCGCCTTCAGCTCCCCAAACCCCTCAATGGTCATGGGCGACTTGATCGTCAGGGCCGTGTTGGGGGCCAGGCGGTCAAAGTCCAGGCCCGTTGGTTGAATATGCCCGTTTACCTCCGCCATCTTTAGAGGCATCAGCCCGCCGTCTTTCCGCTCCATCCCGCCGAAGGCCTTTTCAAAGCTCGTGCCCTGGATCAACCGCAGTTGATCCCCCTCCACCTTAAAGGTCGCCCCCTCTTCCCAGGTCCGCCCAAAGGCCACGGTTTGCCCCGTGGCCTTGAAAGTCCCATCGCCTGTGGGCTGAATGTTGCGGTAGGCGCTCAAGGTCGCCCGTTGGCTGTCGGTCAGGGTCGTCGCCCGGTTGCCAGATCCAAAGGCCCGCTGTATCAAGCCCGCAATCCCCTGCCCAATCTTTTGGAAGGGGTAGGCCATAACGTGCCCCACCGCTTTTAAGGCATTGCCGATGGTGTTCAACAGGCCCGGCTTGATGGGCGCCGTCAGGGCCTCCGGCGTCGCCCGCAGGGCGTTGGGAATTTTGGGGCGTTTTTCCCCAGGAAGTCGAATTTTATCGTGGGGGTTTGAAACGTGGGCTTTGGCGCATCCATCCGCCCCAGGGACGTCGCCGTCGGCGCCTGGAACCGCAACGCCAGGGCCGTGTTCTGCATTCTGATTTGTCGGTCCAGTTGGGACGAGGCGGAGTAGTTCTTCTCCGGCTTGTATTGGTTTTGGTAATCCTGGTATCGGTTGTTGGCGCTGTAGGAATATCGCTCATCCTCCCGACCAAAGGCCGTGCCCATGGGAAAAACCCCGAGCGCAACGCTCAGGGACAGGGAAAGGCTTTTTCGGACGAGGTGCGCGGACAAGGTGTCAAAACCACAAACCCGGCGCATAGAAGCCTTTTGGTGCGGAATTAACTAAAGAAGTATCGATATTTTAACAGGTTTCCGAGGGAAGTCAATTGGCGAGGCGGTTAATGGAGGGCCTTACACTTGAATCTCGGATAGTTTAATAGTTCAGAGAGTCCCCAACGTTATTGGCCTCTTCCTCACCCGAATAACGTGTGGCATCCGCTGAATTCACTGGAATTTTATAATTGTTTGTCCGCGGCTGCGTCGTCTTTCGTTAATGCGATGTTGCCAGAACCAGTCCGGATCAGGCAACAACGAAAAGATCGCAAAAATAAGGAAAACCACGATCACCATGATCCCCTTTAATTCCTGCGCCGAGAAGGGAATCCCCAGCTTCTTATTGTGAATTCTTTGCCATCTGAAGTCGTAGGAAAGAATAGCAACGGCGGTCAGGAATCCAATGGGAACAAGCGGTTTAAGCTCAGGCATTCGCGTTAGAAGGTCCCATTTGCCCATGAGAAAAAATGACCCCATGCCTAACAAAAGACCCCCGAAGGTCAATATCACTGATTTTCCCCATGAGAGCTTCTTGTAGAATGCCTTCTCCCTATCCGCTAATTTAGAAGTTTTTGTTTTTTTCCAATCGACAACCTTTTCAAAC
The window above is part of the Elusimicrobiota bacterium genome. Proteins encoded here:
- a CDS encoding heparin lyase I family protein, with product MTLIGGAAVCAQADRSREEELSYLRVAVAPDLLPYAHIEIPAMENVKIYEDGEGRSLGLRTYHGQKLKNNGIRAEVTVDAPTREGETVTYSWRFMIGKDFPSDAPENRWWLFSNWHDQPNRDRGESWEGFPSHSPPIAIGYGVLNGVDQLALTYGSPDSSTVGLVPFTRGVWHKVTVRIVWSRGAKGRAELRLDDSPKAVVAARGPNMHNDFQHYLKVGMYRHPGIGGDNWIYLRDIAIKKTVIK